CAGCTTGAAACTTTTATGTTCAGGCTTGTAAGAGGTGCTGGTCTTAGTGGCCTTGAAGGGATTATTTCTAAAAGAGGGAAATATATTAGACCAATTTCAGAAATTTATAAAAAAGATATTGTTAATTATTTAAAGGAAAATAACATTCCTTTTAGAATAGATAAAACGAACTTTGAAAATGAATTTACTAGAAACAGTATTAGACTTGATTTGATACCTTTTATTGAAAAAAGATATAATCCAAAGTTTAAGGATAAACTTTTTGCTTTAATTGAGGAAATCAGAGATATAAATCAGGTAATTGATGAAGAGGTTGAAAGATTTTCAAAAAAAGATTATCTAAATATAGATGAAATTAATCATTTCACTAAACATGTGAGAGGTAAAATTTTTGGAAATTTTATGTATAAACATGGAGTTTCTGTAACAAGGGAAAAAATATTCTCAATTGAAAATATCATAGAAAAAGGGGGAAGTTGTTCTTTAGATTTAGGGGATAATTATCTTCTAAAGAAAGAATATAATATTTTAAAAATAGAAAAAGAGAATATCAGTAAATATGATTTATTACCTAAAACTCTTGAAATACCAGGAGTTTTACAATTTGGAGATTATGTTGTAGAAGCTTTCTTCAGTGAAGAGAAACAAACTGGAAAAGATATATTTGCAACAAATTTAAAAGTTGGAGAAAAAGTTGTTGTAAGAACTAGAAAAGATGGGGATAGAATAGTTCCAACAGGTATGAGAAGTGAAAAGAAACTTAAAGAGATATTCATAAATGAAAAAGTACCTAAAGAAATAAGAGATAGAGTACCATTAATAACTTACAATGATGAAATAGTATGGATTGCAGGTGTTAGAGGTAATGAAAAATATAAAAGCACAGAAAATAGATGTGTGAAATTTAGAGTGAGGAGGACAAAATAATTGAACGATAACAACAGATTTGATGAGAATCAAAAGCAAAATAAGGATATAGATGAAAAAAACGAACAACAGGAACAAAAAGACAATGATTTACTAAAAGATGAAGGTGTTATCCAAGAACAAGAGGAAGAACCTGCTTTAAATGAATGGAAAAAACCTAAAGAAGAGGAAAAAGAAAAAACTGAATCTAAAAAAGAGGATGAATCTTCTGAAGATGAAAAAAGAGAAGCTGAGTTTGATGATGAAATTCAGAAAAGAAAAGAAGAGTTAAGAAGTAAATTAAGAGAGGGATTAAATCAGAGAGGAAATCAGAATACAAAAAATCAGGAACCAAATAATAGAAAATTTAGAGAGTTAGGTGGAAGATTCAATTTTAAAGGATTTATAATGCTTTTATTTATTGTGACTTTAATTATGTCACTTCCATCATTACTTGCAG
This genomic stretch from Fusobacterium sp. DD2 harbors:
- the tilS gene encoding tRNA lysidine(34) synthetase TilS, with product MRLFEEVVKKNKQEKLIVNGDKIIVGFSGGPDSVFMTEMLLKLKKEIDFEIVLVHINHLLRGEDANCDEAFCKEYAQKNNLEIYSRRINVKGLEKERGITLEEAGREARYDMYNEILKKVNGNKIALAHNKDDQLETFMFRLVRGAGLSGLEGIISKRGKYIRPISEIYKKDIVNYLKENNIPFRIDKTNFENEFTRNSIRLDLIPFIEKRYNPKFKDKLFALIEEIRDINQVIDEEVERFSKKDYLNIDEINHFTKHVRGKIFGNFMYKHGVSVTREKIFSIENIIEKGGSCSLDLGDNYLLKKEYNILKIEKENISKYDLLPKTLEIPGVLQFGDYVVEAFFSEEKQTGKDIFATNLKVGEKVVVRTRKDGDRIVPTGMRSEKKLKEIFINEKVPKEIRDRVPLITYNDEIVWIAGVRGNEKYKSTENRCVKFRVRRTK